Sequence from the Pseudomonas frederiksbergensis genome:
CATTAGCGACATCTTCCACATTGCCCACACGACCATAGGGGATCAGCTCCAACAGTTTCTGCTCCTTGTCGGCCTCCATGGCCTCCCGATTGATCGCCGTGCGAATGGCGCCGGGTGCAATGCTATTGATGCGGATGCGCTGGTGGCTGGTTTCCTGGGCCAGGGTCTGCATGAGCTGGTCGATACCGCCCTTGGATGCCGCGTAGTTGACGTGGCCGGCCCAAGGTATGCGCTGATGGACTGAGCTCATGTGAATGATCTTGCCAGCGGCGCGGGACACGCCTTGGCGAATGCCCTGGCGGTTGAAGATTCGCAGGGCGGCGCGGGCGCAGAGGAACTGGCCCGTGAGATTGACGCCGATGACGGTGTTCCAGTCGTCCAGGCTCATGTCGACGGTGGCGTCGTCTTTTTGCAGGCCGGAGTTGGCGACCAGAATGTCGAGCGTGCCGAATGCGTCGAGGGTCTGGGCGAACAAGCGTTCGACGTCCTGCTCCTTCGACACGTCGGCGCCGATGGCGATGGCGCGGCCACCGCTGTCGTTGATCTCGCGGGCCAGGTCTTGTGCCGGGCCGGCGCTGGAATGGTAATTGAGGACCACGGCGGCTCCGGCCGCCGCCAGTGCCTTGGCCGAGCCTGCGCCAATGCCGGAGCTGGCACCGGTCACCAAGGCTACTTGTCGGGCGAGGGAAATCTGCATGGGGTAGCACCTTGAGCTGAGGGCCTTACTTGCTGACTGGCGCCACCGGCCGAGAGTTCATTTGCAGCAGGCAGTCTTCACATTTCACCCACAGTTTTGCGCTTTCCCCGGCATGTTCGTTTATGGCAAGTTGCAGGCCCTTGTTGAGGCCGCGTTCCATGGCAAACCCCTATTGTGAATTGTTCACCGCCCCTGGCAGCCGCGGCTTCGTGTTGGCGGGAATGATCGCGCGCATGCCGATCTCCATGACCGGCATTGGCGTGATCACCATGCTGTCGCAGCTCAAGGGCGGCTACGGACTGGCAGGCGCGGTGGCGGCGACGTTTGCCCTGGCGACCGCGTTCTGTGCGCCCCAGGTGTCGCGACTGGTCGACCGTTTTGGCCAGGGGCGGGTGTTGCCGGTGGCGGCCTTGCTGGGTGGCGGGGCGTTGTTGATGTTGCTGTTGTGCACGCGATTGCAGGCGCCCCATTGGACGCTGTTCCTGTTCGCGGCCCTGGCCGGTTGCATGCCCAGTATGTCGGCGATGGTGCGGGCGCGCTGGACCGAGGTGTATCGCGGCCAGCCCCAACTGCGCACCGCGTATGCGCTGGAATCGGTGCTGGACGAGGTCTGCTTCATCGTCGGGCCGCCGCTGTCGGTGGGGTTGTGCGTGGCGGCGTTCCCGGAGGCGGGGCCCCTGGTCTCGGTGCTGCTGCTGGC
This genomic interval carries:
- a CDS encoding SDR family oxidoreductase gives rise to the protein MQISLARQVALVTGASSGIGAGSAKALAAAGAAVVLNYHSSAGPAQDLAREINDSGGRAIAIGADVSKEQDVERLFAQTLDAFGTLDILVANSGLQKDDATVDMSLDDWNTVIGVNLTGQFLCARAALRIFNRQGIRQGVSRAAGKIIHMSSVHQRIPWAGHVNYAASKGGIDQLMQTLAQETSHQRIRINSIAPGAIRTAINREAMEADKEQKLLELIPYGRVGNVEDVANAVVWLASDLSDYVVGTTLFIDGGMSLYPGFRGNG